In a single window of the Vicinamibacterales bacterium genome:
- a CDS encoding ABC transporter permease, producing MRTITSDIRWALRLIRRRPAPAAAIILTLAGAIAAVTTTIAVAAAVLWRPLPFAHADRLVFAWENTGASGGTEPARVTGSRFGEWEHETRALSSVAAFGSVGFLAEGASGPAIVDGVRVTTNYFSTLGIRPALGRDFTAADGEPGATRVVILSSGLWRDWFGGRADVIGADVRLARLPFTIVGVMPDGVYPAWPENPATVTLEPESRRLWVPIARTAAFASNSRAHVLGVVGRLADGRSIADAESELTGMAHASDPDAHGATLRPFRDQFVRDARLPLFALLGAAAAVLLVAAANLTALQGSGIEQRRTELGVRAALGAGRARLARQLVTESAMLAAVAAAAGLAMSKAALAYIPSLLPPSVPLLTAPSLDARTLLCVFAVSAFGTVILAAWPFVRMRQSTSPAPRGMAPLARSRWFRVAVVAQVAFTMALVSAAALLQQSLDAVRRQHAGFAVDNVLVARVTLAGTAYNTSTARVLTVERELTDALGHLPGAAGAAFAYDHPLEASWVDAFTLSGSAASRDDASNAAQLRIVSPSYFATMGVTLVSGRSFTEQDDYSHDGAALVNEAFAARLQDGPALDRVLRTGSTAGARPDVRLPAAFRIVGIVGNERFRGLEAPSEPAVYISTRQFPQLQLVMLLRTVADPMGLAAPARRTIRRIDAGLPVDTVSTLSAILAAQMVTRRATTHVLNGLAAAAVALAALGLYGLLALLVASGIRDTGIRLALGSSPTIEARRIVQTCLGWTLLGVAGGLALAVPAGRLVQALLVGVSPEDGPTLVRAAAVIAAAALAAAMLPAWRAARVDPSAALRQG from the coding sequence GTGCGAACAATCACATCCGACATCCGTTGGGCGTTGCGGCTGATCCGCCGGCGGCCCGCACCTGCCGCGGCAATCATCCTGACGCTGGCCGGCGCGATCGCCGCCGTCACCACGACGATCGCGGTAGCGGCGGCCGTGCTCTGGCGGCCGCTGCCGTTCGCCCATGCCGATCGCCTGGTGTTTGCGTGGGAAAACACCGGGGCCAGCGGCGGGACGGAACCGGCCCGGGTCACCGGGTCCCGTTTCGGCGAGTGGGAACACGAGACGCGCGCCCTGTCGTCCGTCGCCGCGTTCGGCAGCGTCGGTTTTCTTGCCGAGGGAGCGAGCGGGCCGGCGATCGTCGACGGGGTCCGCGTCACGACCAACTATTTTTCGACGCTCGGCATCCGCCCGGCTCTCGGACGCGACTTCACGGCGGCCGATGGCGAGCCCGGCGCCACGCGCGTCGTGATCCTGTCATCCGGGCTGTGGCGCGATTGGTTCGGCGGCCGCGCCGACGTCATCGGCGCCGACGTCAGGCTCGCGCGCCTGCCCTTCACGATTGTCGGCGTGATGCCTGACGGCGTCTATCCCGCGTGGCCTGAGAACCCCGCCACCGTCACGCTCGAACCGGAGTCGCGGCGGCTGTGGGTGCCGATCGCACGGACGGCCGCGTTTGCCAGCAATTCGCGGGCGCACGTGCTCGGCGTCGTCGGGCGCCTCGCCGACGGCCGATCGATCGCCGACGCCGAGTCGGAGCTCACCGGGATGGCACACGCCTCGGACCCGGACGCGCACGGCGCCACACTGCGGCCGTTCCGCGATCAGTTCGTACGTGACGCGCGCCTCCCGCTCTTCGCGCTGCTGGGCGCGGCCGCGGCCGTGCTCCTGGTGGCGGCGGCCAACCTCACGGCGCTGCAGGGCTCCGGCATCGAGCAGCGCCGTACGGAACTCGGGGTGCGCGCCGCCCTCGGCGCCGGCCGCGCGAGGCTGGCGCGGCAACTGGTCACCGAGTCGGCGATGCTCGCCGCGGTGGCCGCCGCCGCCGGCCTTGCGATGTCGAAAGCGGCGCTCGCATACATCCCGTCGCTGCTGCCACCCTCGGTCCCGCTCCTGACCGCCCCCTCCCTCGATGCACGCACCCTGCTCTGTGTGTTCGCCGTGTCGGCGTTCGGCACGGTGATACTGGCGGCGTGGCCGTTCGTGCGGATGCGCCAATCGACGTCGCCGGCGCCGCGCGGCATGGCGCCGCTCGCCCGCAGCCGCTGGTTTCGAGTAGCGGTGGTCGCGCAGGTCGCCTTCACCATGGCGCTCGTATCGGCGGCAGCGCTCCTGCAGCAGTCACTGGACGCAGTTCGGCGGCAGCACGCCGGGTTCGCCGTCGACAACGTGCTGGTGGCCCGCGTGACGCTGGCCGGAACGGCTTACAACACGTCGACGGCGCGGGTGCTCACGGTCGAACGCGAGTTGACCGACGCGCTCGGCCACCTTCCTGGCGCCGCCGGCGCGGCGTTCGCCTACGACCATCCGCTCGAGGCGAGCTGGGTCGATGCCTTCACGCTCTCTGGTTCCGCCGCCAGCCGCGACGACGCCTCGAACGCCGCGCAGCTTCGCATCGTCAGCCCGTCATACTTTGCGACCATGGGCGTCACCCTCGTCAGCGGCCGCAGCTTTACCGAGCAGGACGACTATTCACACGACGGGGCCGCGCTGGTCAATGAGGCGTTCGCCGCGCGCCTGCAGGACGGTCCGGCCCTCGACCGCGTGCTGCGAACCGGATCCACCGCGGGAGCCCGGCCGGACGTCCGGCTGCCCGCGGCGTTCCGCATCGTCGGGATCGTCGGCAACGAACGGTTCAGGGGACTCGAGGCGCCGTCCGAGCCGGCCGTGTACATCAGCACGCGCCAGTTCCCCCAGCTGCAACTCGTGATGCTGCTGCGCACGGTCGCTGATCCAATGGGGCTGGCCGCGCCGGCCCGACGGACGATCCGGCGGATCGACGCCGGCCTGCCGGTCGACACCGTGTCGACGCTGTCGGCGATCCTGGCGGCACAGATGGTGACGCGACGGGCGACGACGCACGTGCTGAACGGCCTGGCCGCCGCGGCGGTGGCGCTGGCCGCGCTGGGCCTTTACGGGCTGCTCGCGCTGCTGGTGGCAAGCGGTATCCGGGACACCGGGATCCGCCTCGCGCTCGGATCGTCGCCGACGATCGAAGCGCGGCGGATCGTCCAGACTTGCCTCGGGTGGACGCTGCTCGGAGTCGCCGGCGGACTCGCGCTCGCGGTTCCGGCAGGGCGGCTCGTGCAGGCACTCCTCGTGGGCGTGTCGCCGGAAGACGGGCCGACGTTGGTACGAGCCGCAGCCGTGATCGCCGCGGCGGCGCTGGCGGCGGCGATGCTGCCCGCCTGGCGGGCGGCCCGCGTGGATCCGTCAGCGGCGCTCCGACAGGGGTGA